In a single window of the Alosa sapidissima isolate fAloSap1 chromosome 18, fAloSap1.pri, whole genome shotgun sequence genome:
- the zgc:77880 gene encoding zf-DHHC domain-containing protein translates to MASIRCRRDPCGFICLLLTYFSVFYADYVVIQYVLIPAYSGSVWCTLHGAVFNVILLLLLACHSKAVFSDPGMVPLPETAIDFSDLRSQSSRMNERGCEGWTVCSRCETYRPPRAHHCKVCQRCIRRMDHHCPWINNCVGELNQKYFIQFLFYTGMASLYSLVLVVSAWVWRIRSEREEDGEKDKEGEESPSKHLIVAHYIILLVESILFGVFVMVIFYDQLVSIITDETPIEQMKNKLMKDRANGAPPTHNTHTRKPKLALLREVFGRGSVLCWLLPLHSAPPSIGGISYSALPDYDV, encoded by the exons ATGGCTTCTATTCGCTGTCGGCGAGACCCGTGTGGAttcatttgtttattgttgACATATTTTAGCGTCTTCTATGCCGATTATGTGGTTATTCAATATGTGCTCATCCCTGCTTACTCCGGAAG TGTGTGGTGCACGCTGCACGGTGCAGTGTTTAATGTAATATTACTGCTGCTACTTGCATGTCACTCAAAGGCTGTGTTCTCAGATCCAG GTATGGTGCCTCTGCCTGAGACGGCCATTGACTTCTCTGACCTGAGATCACAATCCAGTCGCATGAATGAGAGG ggTTGTGAGGGATGGACAGTGTGCAGCAGATGTGAAACATATCGGCCACCTCGGGCACACCACTGCAAGGTCTGTCAACGTTGTATCAGACGCATGGACCACCACTGTCCCTG gaTAAACAATTGTGTTGGAGAGCTCAACCAGAAATATTTCATCCAGTTTCTCTTCTACACGG GCATGGCCAGCCTGTACTCCTTGGTACTGGTGGTGTCAGCGTGGGTGTGGAGGATCCGCAGTGAGCGGGAGGAAGACGGAGAGAAGGACAAAGAAGGGGAAGAGTCGCCCAGCAAACACCTCATagt GGCTCACTATATTATTCTTCTGGTGGAGTCCATTCTCTTTGGTGTGTTTGTAATGGTCATATTTTACGATCAG CTAGTGTCCATAATAACAGACGAGACGCCCATTGAGCAGATGAAGAACAAGCTCATGAAGGACAGAGCCAACGGCGCCCCTccgacacacaacacacacacgcggaagCCCAAACTAGCGCTGCTCCGAGAGGTCTTTGGAagag GGTCTGTGCTTTGTTGGCTGTTACCACTCCACTCTGCCCCTCCTTCCATCGGAGGAATCAGTTATTCGGCTCTTCCTGACTAcgatgtgtga